Within the Aeromicrobium sp. Root236 genome, the region TCTCGGCCGGGTCGAAGGACACCGCGCGGTGGGAGTCCCCCGCCGACGTCTACGCCCACAGCGCGGCGCTTGTCGCCGCCGGGCGTACCTCGATGACGCAGCCCTACATCTCCTCCGTCGACGACGAGGGTGAGACCGCGATGCTGTTCTTCGGCGGCGAGTTCTCGCACGCCATCCGCAAGGGGCCGATCCTCGCCCGCGGCGAGGGCATCCGCCAGGACCGCGACGGCCGCGGCGAGAACGCGGTGCGCACGCCGACCCCCGCGCAGCACGAGGTCGCCCGGGCTGCCCTCGCCGCGATCGACCACGTGCTCGGACGGCCCGCCGACCTCCTGTACGCCCGCGTCGACCTGGTCACCGGCGACGACGGATCACCGCTGGTCATCGAGCTCGAGCTGGCGGAGCCCTACCTGTTCCTCGTGCTGGCCGACGGGGGCGCCGGCCGGCTCGTGGACGCCGTGGCGGCGCGGATCTGACGATTCGATTGCGGGGCCTGCGTACGCCGTGGACAATCAGCGCTTGTGAAGCCACCCACGGCCGCCTTCGTCCGCTATTACGACGTCGAGAGCGCCGACGGCACCCGGCTGAGGGCGTGGACGAATGATGCCGATGGGCCGACGGTCTTCCTGTCGAATGGCCTCGGCACCAACCCGCACGCCTGGCCGGCCCTGCTGCGGCCCGACTGCGGCCTCCACGTCGTGTCGTGGAACCACCGGGGCGTCGGCGGGTCCGAGCGGCCAGCCGACGGACGGGTCGACCTCGACGCGTTCGTCGAGGACGCGTTGGCGGTCATGGATCATGCGGGCATCGACTCGGCCGTCGTCGCCTCGTGGTCCGCGGGCGTCACGATCGCGTTCGAGCTCGCGGGGCGCCACCCCGAACGGGTCAAGGGGATCCTTGCCGTCGCCGGGGTGCCCGGCAACACGTTCGCGACGATGCTGGCTCCCCTGCGCATGCCTCCGGCGGTCTCCAAGCAGCTGATGGTCGGCCTCGCGCGTACGGCATGGGTGTCGGGACGCGCATTGGCACCGCTGACCCGGCGGATCCCCTGGACCAACGCGACGGCCAACATGCTCCGCCTGACGCGGCTCATCAACCCGGCGGCCGACACCGCGGAGCTGCGGACGCTCATGCAGGAGTTCTGCACGACGCATCCGTCCTGGTACGCCAAGCTCGCCCTCGGGGTGTCGGAGCACCAGCGCGTCTCGCTGTCCAGGATCGACGTGCCGGTGACCTTCATCGCCGGCAAGTGGGACATGCTCACCGGCGCCCGCGACATGCTCTCGGCGTCGGAACGCGTCGCCGGGTCCCGGTTCCTCGAGTTCGACGCGACGCACTTCATCCCGCTCGAGTTCCCCGACCTCGTCCTCGAGGAGCTCAAGGACCTGGTCGACCGCACCGCCTGACCCCGAGTTTTGGGACAAACATCGTCACATCCGGAAGGAAAGTGCCGAGGAAAGTCCCAAAACTGGCGGGTCAGGTGAGCTTTTCGAGGATCAGCTCGCGTACGCGGCCGGCGTCGGCCTGGCCCCGCATCTCCTTCATGACGGCACCGATGAGCGCACCCGCAGCGGCCTGCTTGCCGTCGCGGATCTTCTGCGCGGCATCGGGGTCGCCGGCGATCGCCCGGTCGACGGCCTCGCCGAGCGCACCGTCGTCGGAGACCACCTCGAGCTGCCGCCCGACGATGACCTCCTCTGGCGTGCCCTCACCGGCGATGACGCCGTCGAACACCGAGCGGGCCAGCTTGTCGTTGATCCGGCCGGCGTCGATCAGTTTCTGGATCTCGGCGACCTGCAGCGGCGTGATGCCCAGCGAGTCGAGATCTGCACCCTGCTCGTTGGCTCGTCGAGCCATTTCGCCGAGCCACCACTTGCGGGCCGCCTGCGGCGTGGCACCGGCCTCGATCGTGTCGGCGACGAGCTGGAGTGCACCGGCGCCGATCGTGTCGCGCATCTCGAGGTCGCTGAAGCCCCAGTCTGCCTGCAGGCGCGCGCGGCGTACGGCCGGCGGCTCGGGCAGCGTCGCGCGCAGCTCCTCGACCCACTCCCGCGACGGCGACACCGGCGCGAGGTCGGGCTCGGGGAAGTAGCGGTAGTCGTCGGCGTCGGACTTCTCGCGCCCTGAGGACGTCGTGCCGGTGTCCTCGTGGAAGTGCCGCGTCTCCTGCAGCACCGAGCCACCCTCGTCGAGGATTCCGGCGTGCCGAGAGATCTCGTAGCGGACCGCACGCTCGACGGACCGGAACGAGTTGA harbors:
- the gatB gene encoding Asp-tRNA(Asn)/Glu-tRNA(Gln) amidotransferase subunit GatB → MTTETLVPVDEALTRFDPVMGLEIHIELNTATKMFCGCPTEFGAEPNTQVCPVCLALPGALPVVNAKAIESAIRIGLALNCEIAEWCRFARKNYFYPDMPKNFQTSQYDEPIAFDGHVDVEVDGETYRIDIERAHMEEDTGKSLHVGGSTGRIHGADFSLVDYNRAGIPLIEIVTRTIEVPGDKAAAVARAYVSYVRDLIGGLGVSDVRMDQGSLRADVNLSLKPKGSTTLGTRSETKNVNSFRSVERAVRYEISRHAGILDEGGSVLQETRHFHEDTGTTSSGREKSDADDYRYFPEPDLAPVSPSREWVEELRATLPEPPAVRRARLQADWGFSDLEMRDTIGAGALQLVADTIEAGATPQAARKWWLGEMARRANEQGADLDSLGITPLQVAEIQKLIDAGRINDKLARSVFDGVIAGEGTPEEVIVGRQLEVVSDDGALGEAVDRAIAGDPDAAQKIRDGKQAAAGALIGAVMKEMRGQADAGRVRELILEKLT
- a CDS encoding RimK family alpha-L-glutamate ligase, whose amino-acid sequence is MTITFVTCSWARSLDADLPLLLEAAHQRGIDAEITEWDDPEVDWQTYDAVVVRSCWDYTTRRDEFLAWAASVPRLHNRHDVLEWNTDKVYLRQIEAAGVPIIETRWNVADGDELGDHAEWVVKPTVSAGSKDTARWESPADVYAHSAALVAAGRTSMTQPYISSVDDEGETAMLFFGGEFSHAIRKGPILARGEGIRQDRDGRGENAVRTPTPAQHEVARAALAAIDHVLGRPADLLYARVDLVTGDDGSPLVIELELAEPYLFLVLADGGAGRLVDAVAARI
- a CDS encoding alpha/beta fold hydrolase, which translates into the protein MKPPTAAFVRYYDVESADGTRLRAWTNDADGPTVFLSNGLGTNPHAWPALLRPDCGLHVVSWNHRGVGGSERPADGRVDLDAFVEDALAVMDHAGIDSAVVASWSAGVTIAFELAGRHPERVKGILAVAGVPGNTFATMLAPLRMPPAVSKQLMVGLARTAWVSGRALAPLTRRIPWTNATANMLRLTRLINPAADTAELRTLMQEFCTTHPSWYAKLALGVSEHQRVSLSRIDVPVTFIAGKWDMLTGARDMLSASERVAGSRFLEFDATHFIPLEFPDLVLEELKDLVDRTA